From a region of the Janthinobacterium sp. 61 genome:
- a CDS encoding glycine zipper 2TM domain-containing protein codes for MIRRPLILAVAITALFSTSAFAQNLSPKAQYAYDTKQASTRYADDKKLCAEETSSKARMQCLRDAKGEYDQAIINAKAAQKAGNSYASQPSKQPQHQICADCGKVLAVNVTEKAGEGGALGLIGGGVAGALLGRQVGGGRGKDLATLAGAAGGAYAGKQVEGQMKNAKTWTVTVQYETGAKADFAFDQDPGLAAGDLVRNSGNGIARR; via the coding sequence ATGATTCGTCGCCCACTCATCCTCGCAGTGGCCATCACGGCCCTGTTCAGCACATCCGCCTTCGCGCAAAACCTGTCGCCGAAGGCGCAATACGCCTACGACACGAAGCAAGCCAGCACGCGCTATGCGGACGACAAGAAATTGTGCGCAGAAGAAACCAGCTCGAAAGCCCGCATGCAATGCCTGCGCGACGCCAAGGGCGAATACGACCAGGCCATCATCAACGCCAAGGCTGCGCAAAAAGCGGGCAATTCCTACGCCAGCCAGCCATCCAAACAGCCCCAGCATCAGATCTGCGCCGATTGCGGCAAGGTGCTGGCAGTCAACGTTACTGAAAAAGCGGGGGAAGGGGGCGCCCTGGGCCTGATCGGCGGCGGCGTGGCCGGTGCCCTGCTGGGCCGCCAGGTCGGCGGCGGACGCGGCAAGGACCTGGCCACCCTGGCTGGCGCCGCCGGCGGCGCCTACGCAGGCAAGCAAGTCGAAGGCCAGATGAAGAATGCCAAGACCTGGACCGTGACCGTGCAATACGAAACGGGCGCCAAGGCCGACTTCGCGTTTGACCAGGATCCAGGCCTGGCGGCTGGCGACCTGGTACGCAATTCGGGCAACGGCATCGCCCGCCGATAA
- a CDS encoding NINE protein: MTTTTILQQSHKNKACTALLAFLLGMLGAHRFYLHGTKDRWGWLHLAALPATLLLHQLLPESDWFYQILPLTLSALCGFLEALVLGLMPDDKWDARYNAASGRLSDTGWPLAVVLVATLMLGAGVLIATMARLFDLLYTGGAYG, from the coding sequence ATGACCACCACTACCATTTTGCAACAGTCGCACAAGAACAAGGCATGCACCGCCTTGCTAGCCTTCCTGCTGGGCATGCTTGGCGCGCACCGCTTCTACCTGCATGGCACCAAGGACCGCTGGGGCTGGCTACACCTGGCCGCCCTGCCCGCCACCCTGCTGCTGCACCAGTTGCTTCCCGAGTCCGACTGGTTTTACCAGATATTGCCACTGACCCTGTCCGCCCTGTGCGGCTTCCTGGAAGCGCTGGTACTGGGCCTGATGCCGGACGACAAATGGGATGCGCGCTACAACGCCGCCTCCGGCCGCCTGTCGGACACGGGCTGGCCCCTGGCCGTGGTGCTGGTCGCTACCTTGATGCTAGGCGCAGGCGTGCTGATCGCCACCATGGCGCGCCTGTTCGACTTGCTGTACACAGGCGGCGCCTACGGTTAA
- the rpsP gene encoding 30S ribosomal protein S16: MVVIRLARGGAKKRPFFNIVATDSRNRRDGRFIERIGFYNPMAQGGEVPLRITADRLAYWQGVGAQLSPTVARLVASNNKAAA; the protein is encoded by the coding sequence ATGGTCGTTATTCGTTTAGCTCGTGGAGGCGCCAAGAAGCGCCCGTTCTTCAACATCGTCGCTACTGATTCGCGCAATCGCCGCGATGGTCGCTTCATTGAGCGTATCGGTTTTTACAACCCGATGGCGCAAGGTGGCGAAGTTCCACTGCGTATCACCGCAGACCGTCTGGCCTACTGGCAAGGCGTTGGCGCACAATTGTCGCCAACCGTTGCTCGCCTGGTTGCCAGCAACAACAAAGCAGCAGCTTAA
- the rimM gene encoding ribosome maturation factor RimM (Essential for efficient processing of 16S rRNA): MTVKTASGVKVPDDLVQVGYVSGAYGIAGGVRITPFSDDADALLSVKTWWFDKPTLHDVQVRQAKLHGGDVVAQLVGVVGRDAAEALKGVSVQIPRSHFPTLTADEFYWSDLIGLTVENLQGECLGTVHDMMSNGPQSILRVTPVATADETVEMAPERLIPFVGQFVINVDKAANKITVDWGIDY; the protein is encoded by the coding sequence TTGACGGTCAAGACTGCATCCGGGGTGAAAGTCCCCGATGACCTGGTACAGGTAGGCTATGTCTCCGGTGCTTATGGCATTGCTGGCGGGGTCAGGATCACTCCTTTCTCCGACGACGCGGATGCATTATTAAGCGTCAAAACCTGGTGGTTTGATAAACCGACCTTGCATGATGTTCAAGTCAGGCAAGCGAAGTTACACGGCGGCGACGTCGTGGCCCAGCTGGTGGGTGTGGTCGGGCGGGATGCCGCAGAAGCGCTGAAAGGCGTCTCTGTGCAAATTCCGCGTAGCCATTTCCCGACGCTGACGGCCGATGAATTTTATTGGTCCGATTTGATCGGACTGACAGTTGAGAATTTGCAAGGCGAGTGCCTCGGCACAGTGCACGACATGATGAGCAATGGTCCGCAGTCGATCTTGCGCGTCACTCCTGTCGCCACTGCCGATGAGACCGTTGAAATGGCGCCTGAGCGCCTGATCCCGTTTGTCGGCCAGTTTGTCATTAACGTTGACAAGGCTGCCAACAAGATCACGGTTGACTGGGGCATCGATTATTAA
- the trmD gene encoding tRNA (guanosine(37)-N1)-methyltransferase TrmD, whose protein sequence is MQFDVVTLFPEMFAALTQSGVTRRAFEQGKCGLSLWNPRDFTTDNHRTVDDRPYGGGPGMVMMARPLEATINAAKQRQSALGLAAPRVVFMSPQGRPLTHERVTQLKAEPGLVILCGRYEAVDQRLLDRCVDEEISVGDFVLSGGELPAMALMDAVIRLLPGVLNTEASAIEDSFVNGLLDSPHYTRPETYEGMTVPPVLMGGNHAEIVKWRRQRMLEATATKRPDLLVSARAAGLLSKTDEKFLASL, encoded by the coding sequence ATGCAATTTGATGTCGTGACCCTGTTCCCGGAAATGTTTGCCGCGCTGACGCAGTCGGGTGTGACCCGGCGCGCCTTCGAGCAGGGTAAATGTGGCTTGTCGCTGTGGAATCCCCGCGATTTCACGACCGACAATCACCGTACCGTGGATGACCGCCCGTATGGCGGCGGCCCCGGCATGGTGATGATGGCCCGTCCCCTCGAAGCGACAATTAACGCCGCGAAGCAACGCCAGAGCGCATTAGGCCTGGCGGCGCCCCGCGTGGTGTTCATGTCGCCGCAAGGCCGTCCGTTGACGCACGAGCGCGTCACGCAGCTGAAAGCCGAACCTGGTTTGGTGATCCTGTGTGGCCGCTATGAAGCCGTGGACCAGCGTTTGCTGGACCGTTGCGTCGACGAAGAAATCAGCGTCGGCGACTTTGTCTTGTCGGGCGGTGAATTGCCTGCCATGGCGCTGATGGATGCGGTGATCCGCCTGTTGCCGGGTGTCTTGAACACCGAGGCATCGGCGATCGAGGATAGCTTCGTCAATGGCTTGCTCGATTCGCCGCACTACACGCGGCCGGAAACATATGAAGGCATGACCGTGCCGCCCGTCCTGATGGGTGGTAATCATGCCGAGATCGTCAAGTGGCGCCGCCAGCGCATGCTGGAAGCGACCGCGACAAAGCGGCCTGACCTGCTGGTCAGTGCACGTGCCGCCGGCTTGCTCAGCAAGACCGACGAAAAATTCTTGGCCAGCCTGTAA
- the rplS gene encoding 50S ribosomal protein L19, producing MDLIQQLEQEEIARLGKTIPEFAPGDTVIVSVNVVEGTRKRAQAYEGVVISRRNRGLNSNFIVRKISSGEGVERTFQLYSPLIASIEVKRRGDVRRAKLYYLRERSGKSARIKEKLPNRRVVAKASA from the coding sequence ATGGACTTGATTCAACAATTAGAGCAGGAAGAAATTGCTCGTCTGGGTAAAACCATTCCTGAATTCGCACCAGGCGATACCGTTATCGTCAGCGTCAACGTAGTCGAAGGTACGCGCAAGCGCGCCCAGGCTTACGAAGGCGTCGTTATCTCCCGTCGTAACCGTGGCCTGAACTCGAACTTCATCGTTCGTAAGATCTCGTCCGGCGAAGGCGTTGAGCGTACGTTCCAACTGTACTCGCCGCTGATCGCTTCGATCGAAGTGAAACGCCGTGGTGATGTTCGCCGCGCCAAGCTGTACTATCTGCGTGAGCGTTCGGGTAAATCGGCGCGTATCAAAGAAAAATTGCCAAATCGCCGCGTTGTGGCGAAAGCAAGCGCGTAA
- a CDS encoding CoA pyrophosphatase → MATIAFDPKQLAIDSIAGEAALDAVRLTPDWLRQRLAEQPDWQPEITQDFLSVRAVPVRAAVLIPLVQRPQGLTILLTLRTEHLSSHAGQVSFPGGRSEPFDGSPVATALRETQEEVGLAGEHIEVLGCLPDYLTGTGYQVTPVVGLVTSPFELRADPSEVAEIFEVPLAFLMDGLNHQRLSVELPGGRRSFYAMPYEHFYIWGATAGMLRNLFHLLRA, encoded by the coding sequence ATGGCCACTATTGCATTTGATCCCAAGCAACTAGCCATCGATTCGATCGCCGGTGAGGCGGCGCTGGACGCCGTGCGCCTGACGCCGGACTGGCTGCGCCAGCGCCTGGCCGAACAGCCCGACTGGCAGCCCGAGATTACCCAGGATTTTCTGTCCGTGCGCGCCGTGCCCGTGCGCGCGGCTGTGCTCATTCCCCTGGTGCAGCGTCCGCAGGGCTTGACCATCTTGCTGACCCTGCGCACGGAGCACCTGAGCAGCCATGCGGGCCAGGTCAGCTTTCCCGGCGGACGCAGCGAGCCGTTCGATGGCTCGCCCGTGGCCACGGCCCTGCGCGAAACGCAGGAAGAAGTGGGCCTGGCGGGCGAGCACATAGAAGTGCTGGGCTGCCTGCCCGACTACCTGACGGGCACCGGCTACCAGGTGACGCCCGTGGTGGGCCTGGTGACGTCGCCGTTCGAACTGCGCGCCGACCCGTCCGAGGTGGCGGAAATCTTCGAAGTGCCGCTGGCCTTCCTGATGGATGGCCTCAACCATCAGCGCCTGTCGGTGGAATTGCCCGGCGGGCGGCGCTCGTTCTATGCCATGCCGTACGAGCACTTCTACATTTGGGGCGCCACGGCCGGCATGCTGCGCAATCTGTTTCACCTCTTGCGCGCGTAA
- a CDS encoding CobD/CbiB family protein, translating to MTFLSILCALLIEQLKPLRADNPIYAEIKSLAMRMETWFNAGHANHGRMGWFLMIGVLMVPTAGIYWLLQHYQLTLLAFAWNVLIVYLTLGFRHYSHYFTSIQLALSAGDEATARTLLADWTKLDTVGMEASEIARIAVEKALITTHRNVFGVFFWFLMPLGPACAVMYRVAEYLARAWNEPEHMRNEAFGQFAARAFYWIDWIPVRLTAVAFAVVGNFEDAIYAWRNFAQRWQDEAIGIILTAGGGAMGVRLGTPAETAARVLVTPDMAVDDSDSESDILPGEEPGARALQSTVGLVWRALLLWMLLLLLMSGAVFLG from the coding sequence ATGACATTTCTCTCCATACTTTGCGCATTGCTGATCGAGCAGCTCAAACCTTTGCGCGCGGACAATCCGATCTACGCCGAAATCAAGAGCCTGGCAATGCGCATGGAGACCTGGTTCAATGCCGGCCATGCCAACCATGGCCGTATGGGCTGGTTCCTCATGATCGGCGTGCTGATGGTGCCGACGGCAGGCATTTACTGGCTCTTGCAGCATTATCAGCTGACCCTGCTGGCTTTTGCCTGGAACGTCCTCATCGTTTACCTGACCTTGGGCTTCCGCCATTACAGCCACTACTTTACGTCCATCCAGCTGGCCCTGAGCGCTGGCGACGAAGCCACTGCCCGCACCTTGCTGGCCGACTGGACCAAGCTCGACACGGTGGGCATGGAAGCGAGTGAAATCGCCCGCATTGCAGTGGAAAAAGCCCTGATCACCACGCATCGCAATGTATTTGGCGTGTTCTTCTGGTTCCTGATGCCGCTGGGTCCTGCCTGCGCCGTGATGTACCGCGTGGCCGAATACCTGGCGCGTGCCTGGAACGAGCCAGAGCACATGCGCAATGAAGCCTTCGGCCAGTTCGCCGCGCGCGCCTTTTACTGGATCGACTGGATTCCCGTGCGCCTGACGGCCGTGGCATTTGCCGTGGTTGGCAATTTTGAGGATGCCATCTATGCCTGGCGCAATTTCGCCCAGCGCTGGCAGGACGAGGCTATCGGCATCATCCTGACGGCCGGCGGTGGCGCCATGGGTGTACGCCTGGGAACGCCAGCGGAAACGGCAGCCCGTGTGCTAGTGACCCCCGACATGGCCGTCGATGACAGCGACAGCGAAAGTGATATCCTGCCCGGCGAAGAGCCGGGCGCGCGCGCCTTGCAGAGCACGGTGGGCCTGGTCTGGCGCGCCTTGCTGCTGTGGATGCTGCTGCTGCTGTTGATGTCGGGCGCCGTTTTCCTCGGGTGA
- a CDS encoding DUF3579 domain-containing protein encodes MAELSQKTGELSDEFFILGLTSNGKQFRPSDWAERLCGVMSCFNPEGGGRNAHLQYSPYVRPTVVNGVKSVVVNTKLREIEPMAFHFVREFAKDNDLQIVEACFLPPPEEK; translated from the coding sequence ATGGCCGAGTTATCTCAAAAAACAGGGGAACTCTCAGACGAGTTCTTCATCCTTGGTCTCACCAGCAATGGCAAGCAATTCCGACCCAGCGATTGGGCCGAGCGCCTTTGCGGAGTGATGTCCTGTTTCAATCCCGAAGGTGGCGGGCGCAATGCGCACCTCCAGTATTCGCCCTACGTGCGCCCGACCGTCGTCAATGGCGTCAAGTCGGTGGTGGTCAACACCAAGCTGCGCGAGATCGAGCCGATGGCGTTTCACTTCGTGCGCGAGTTCGCCAAGGATAACGACCTGCAAATCGTCGAAGCCTGCTTCCTGCCGCCTCCCGAAGAAAAGTAA
- a CDS encoding AraC family transcriptional regulator, protein MHYLAKALWYIESHYADNISLGDIAHVSGASPCHLTRAFGLATGHSVMRYVRARRLSEAALVLAQGAQDILSVALESGYSSHEAFTRAFREQFQITPERVREQRHVGKLALVGAIKMDVAPGVPLEAPRFEQAPALLLAGLVERYRAETSAGIPALWQRFLPHVVPGQLVYGVCCNNDDAGNFDYLCAMPVSDFSRAPDGWTRLRIAPQRYAVFHHRGHISTIRATWRTVWNEWLPQSGLEVADAPDFERYDQHFDPASGIGGVEIWLPLKA, encoded by the coding sequence ATGCACTATCTGGCCAAGGCACTCTGGTATATCGAATCGCATTACGCGGACAATATCTCGCTCGGCGATATCGCCCACGTGAGCGGCGCCTCGCCCTGCCACCTGACGCGCGCGTTTGGCCTGGCCACGGGCCACTCCGTGATGCGCTATGTGCGGGCGCGCCGGCTCAGCGAGGCCGCCCTCGTGCTGGCGCAGGGCGCGCAAGATATTCTTTCCGTTGCCCTGGAGTCGGGCTACAGTTCCCATGAAGCATTTACGCGAGCTTTCCGCGAACAGTTCCAGATCACGCCGGAACGAGTGCGGGAGCAACGCCACGTGGGCAAGCTCGCGCTGGTGGGGGCCATCAAAATGGATGTGGCGCCGGGCGTGCCCCTGGAGGCGCCCCGTTTCGAGCAGGCTCCCGCCTTGCTGCTGGCGGGCCTCGTTGAACGTTATCGCGCGGAAACATCTGCCGGCATTCCCGCCCTGTGGCAGCGCTTCCTGCCCCATGTGGTGCCCGGCCAGCTGGTGTATGGCGTGTGCTGCAACAATGACGACGCGGGCAATTTCGACTACCTGTGCGCCATGCCGGTGAGCGACTTTTCCCGGGCCCCCGACGGCTGGACGCGGCTGCGCATCGCGCCGCAACGCTATGCCGTGTTTCACCACCGCGGGCATATTTCCACCATTCGCGCCACCTGGCGCACGGTGTGGAACGAGTGGCTGCCCCAGTCGGGACTGGAAGTGGCCGACGCGCCCGATTTTGAACGCTACGACCAGCATTTCGATCCTGCCAGCGGCATCGGCGGCGTGGAAATCTGGCTCCCCTTGAAAGCCTGA
- a CDS encoding carbon-nitrogen hydrolase family protein, producing MFPSLSAPTLFAGGTALHRRLSQIAAALAAGLPLYWVLGPQPLAWLAWCAPLPVLWLALRSSHRDAAWMTFLAAMLGLSSNLVYFRLLMPLPAVLAVMLFKALLWLLVVLAARRLVLRYRSGWTVLAYPVLWVAIDTLMAAFLPDGNWGSLAYSQADNLDVLQVAALAGVPGLLFLLCLAPSALALLLAGGRAYAPAAGATALLLLAACGAGAWRVQGALAAGGTASVGPLAGLVAIDDFIGPATPPARAQAVWDQYAHHVEALAGQGARLVLLPEKIAVLAPAQADAVRQRFHALARSTGAWIILGIGVQDTAGRRNLAWLFSPDGAALVSYQKHHLAPPERDFLAGSAYAVQPVADLAMGLAICKDMHFAPLGQAYGAAGAQTMLVPAWDFQLDAWMGARMTVVRGVENGYAVLRAAREGVLTVSDAYGRVLAERASSAMPGSTLLAPLPAHTPVATWAGWLGPLFGWLCVALGLVLPCLGRRAAPRPLPDR from the coding sequence ATGTTCCCAAGCTTGTCTGCACCGACCCTGTTTGCCGGCGGCACAGCGCTGCACCGGCGCCTGTCGCAAATCGCCGCCGCGCTGGCGGCGGGCCTGCCCCTGTACTGGGTGCTGGGGCCGCAGCCGCTGGCCTGGCTCGCCTGGTGCGCGCCGCTGCCCGTGCTATGGCTGGCCCTGCGTTCGTCCCACCGCGATGCAGCCTGGATGACGTTCCTGGCCGCCATGCTGGGACTCTCATCCAACCTTGTTTATTTCCGCTTGCTCATGCCCTTGCCGGCCGTGCTGGCCGTGATGCTCTTCAAGGCACTGCTGTGGCTGCTGGTGGTGCTGGCTGCGCGGCGCCTCGTACTGCGCTACCGTTCCGGCTGGACAGTGCTGGCGTATCCCGTGCTGTGGGTCGCCATCGACACCCTGATGGCGGCTTTTCTGCCCGATGGCAACTGGGGCAGCCTGGCGTATTCGCAAGCCGATAACCTTGACGTCCTGCAAGTGGCGGCTCTGGCGGGCGTGCCTGGCCTGCTGTTTTTGCTGTGCCTGGCGCCCTCGGCACTGGCCTTGCTGCTGGCCGGTGGGCGCGCGTATGCGCCAGCGGCGGGCGCGACCGCGCTGTTGCTGCTCGCCGCGTGCGGGGCTGGCGCCTGGCGCGTGCAGGGCGCGCTAGCAGCAGGCGGGACGGCATCAGTCGGGCCGCTGGCGGGGCTGGTGGCCATCGATGACTTTATCGGCCCGGCCACGCCGCCGGCGCGCGCGCAAGCCGTCTGGGACCAGTACGCGCATCACGTCGAAGCGCTGGCCGGGCAGGGCGCCAGGCTGGTGTTGTTGCCGGAAAAGATAGCCGTGCTGGCGCCGGCGCAGGCGGATGCCGTGCGGCAGCGTTTCCATGCGCTGGCGCGCAGCACGGGCGCGTGGATCATTCTGGGCATCGGCGTGCAAGACACTGCCGGCCGGCGCAACCTGGCCTGGCTGTTTTCTCCCGATGGCGCCGCGCTCGTCAGCTACCAGAAACATCATCTGGCGCCGCCCGAGCGCGATTTTCTTGCTGGCAGCGCCTATGCCGTGCAGCCGGTGGCGGATCTGGCCATGGGCCTGGCCATCTGCAAGGACATGCATTTCGCGCCCTTGGGGCAAGCGTATGGCGCGGCCGGGGCGCAAACAATGCTGGTGCCGGCCTGGGATTTCCAGTTGGATGCCTGGATGGGCGCGCGCATGACCGTGGTGCGGGGCGTGGAAAACGGCTATGCAGTGCTGCGCGCGGCGCGCGAGGGCGTGCTGACGGTCAGCGATGCGTATGGACGGGTGCTGGCGGAGCGGGCCAGCAGTGCCATGCCGGGCAGCACCTTGCTGGCGCCCCTGCCGGCGCACACGCCTGTGGCCACCTGGGCGGGATGGCTGGGGCCGCTGTTCGGCTGGCTGTGCGTGGCGCTAGGCCTGGTTCTACCATGCCTGGGCCGCCGCGCCGCGCCACGCCCGCTTCCTGACAGGTAA
- a CDS encoding GntR family transcriptional regulator, with protein sequence MTTLAHIMQGLGQTSSLPLYQQLQRALREAIDKRILGPEEALPAERQLASDLSVSRITVRKAIDGLVNEGLLVRRPGSGNFINTRIEKNFAKLTSFSEDMRARGRTPRSVWLKRAEGTVTPEEALRLRLSPGAPVYRFHRIRYADEIPMCLEYATIVASCLPALDAVDVSMYDALEQAGNRPVRALQRLSALLLTGEQASLLQAEEGDAGLSVERLGFLRDGRAVEFCRSYFRGDMYDFVAELSTN encoded by the coding sequence ATGACAACCCTGGCTCACATCATGCAAGGCCTGGGGCAGACGAGTAGCCTGCCCCTGTACCAGCAACTGCAGCGCGCGCTGCGCGAAGCGATCGACAAGCGCATCCTCGGCCCCGAGGAAGCCCTGCCAGCCGAGCGCCAACTGGCCAGCGACCTGTCCGTCTCTCGCATCACCGTGCGCAAGGCCATCGATGGCCTGGTCAACGAGGGCTTGCTGGTGCGCCGGCCCGGCTCGGGCAATTTCATCAATACGCGCATCGAGAAGAATTTTGCCAAGCTGACCTCGTTTTCCGAGGACATGCGCGCGCGCGGACGCACGCCACGCAGCGTGTGGCTCAAGCGGGCAGAAGGCACCGTCACGCCGGAAGAGGCCTTGCGCCTGCGGCTGTCGCCGGGCGCGCCCGTGTACCGCTTCCACCGCATCCGCTATGCGGACGAGATACCGATGTGCCTGGAATACGCGACCATCGTCGCCAGCTGCCTGCCGGCGCTCGACGCCGTCGACGTGTCCATGTACGACGCGCTGGAACAGGCGGGCAACCGGCCCGTGCGCGCCTTGCAGCGCCTCAGTGCCTTGTTGTTGACGGGGGAACAGGCCAGCCTGCTGCAGGCGGAGGAAGGCGACGCGGGCCTGTCGGTGGAAAGGCTGGGTTTTTTACGCGATGGCCGCGCCGTGGAATTTTGCCGCTCCTACTTCCGCGGCGATATGTATGACTTCGTGGCCGAATTAAGTACCAATTAA